A single Fusarium oxysporum Fo47 chromosome IV, complete sequence DNA region contains:
- a CDS encoding Longin-like domain-containing protein, producing the protein MKLHYIGILRNESQPAHEIVAEKELSSYSRFTRNNYGEFMTLFAKTVAERTRPGQRQDVEEQDYTFHAYGRTEGVCGIIISDHQYPALVAHQLLSKVVDEFLSKNPRSSWATGTPTLSMPELKEYLTKYQDPQQADSILKIQKELDETKIVLHKTIESVLQRGEKIDDLVAKSDGLSAQSKMFYQQAKKQNSCCILM; encoded by the exons ATGAAACTGCATTACATCGGC ATCCTTCGCAACGAGAGCCAGCCGGCTCATGAGATCGTCGCTGAGAAGGAACTCAGCAGCTACTCGCGATTCACCCGCAACAA CTATGGCGAATTCATGACCCTATTCGCAAAGACCGTCGCCGAGCGCACCCGCCCTGGACAGCGacaggatgttgaggagcaAG ACTACACTTTCCACGCCTACGGCCGAACCGAGGGTGTCtgcggcatcatcatctccgaTCACCAGTATCCTGCCCTCGTGGCACATCAGCTTCTTAGCAAGGTCGTCGACGAGTTCCTCTCCAAGAACCCCCGCTCCAGCTGGGCCACCGGCACACCCACTCTCTCCATGCCCGAGCTGAAGGAGTACCTCACAAAGTACCAGGACCCCCAGCAGGCCGACAGCATCCTCAAGATTCAGAAGGAGCTTGACGAGACTAAGATTGTTCTCCACAAGACCATCGAGAGTGTGCTACAGCGTGGAGAGAAGATCGACGATCTAGTGGCTAAGAGTGACGGCCTTAGCGCCCAAAGCAAGATGTTTTACC AGCAAGCCAAGAAGCAGAACTCGTGCTGTATTTTGATGTAA
- a CDS encoding Sec63 Brl domain-containing protein, with the protein MASSQLSAAEARWREQFAAMQEAIANLKIPQENGSVEDDLDDDEFGGYSSGNSGQDVWDFISDDDQEALSSDFADGEALDGPAVADYGAEWFAVRCSAIAAKNGLSADVFESQIMSVLDSDRSDDELQIQLTDLVGFDDLDFIIEMLGHRNEIVSAVNSQSQGSSSGPRLLTKAQREENLRRQDQAHKSATLAPAHSKEPQYPHVYKAYSAGNTLSYAGKKYGLPVGSERLSFDKYEEYFIPAGKKGVLGPGQRLIPVKELNGLCRNTFKGYKTLNRMQSLVYPVAHKTSENMLICAPTGAGKTDAAMLTILQTIAQNVEPNPFEDPSATEFAVNADDFKIVYVAPMKALAAEVTEKLGKRLAWLGIKCREYTGDMQLTKSEIIQTQIIVTTPEKWDVVTRKGTGDTELVQKVRLLIIDEVHMLHDERGAVLESLVARTERQVESTQSLIRIVGLSATLPNYVDVADFLKVNKYAGLFYFDSSFRPVPLEQHFIGVKGKAGSKQSKENLDQVAFDKVKEMLERDHQVMVFVHSRRDTQLTARMLHQKAIDAMCADLLDPSYHPGFEQASRDIKQSKSKEIRELLSKGIGVHHAGMARSDRNLMERLFGEGVLKVLCCTATLAWGVNLPAAAVVIKGTQVYSAQDGKFVDLGILDVLQIFGRAGRPQFEDTGIGMICTTHDKLTHYLTAVTEQQPIESKFSTKLVDNLNAEIALGTVTSIPDAVQWIGYSYLFVRMQRSPMSYGIEWSEIRDDPNLVQRRRQLAIQAAKTLQQCQMIIYNERTDELRSKDIGRIASQYYILHTSIQVFNAMMQPQATEADILKMISMSGEFDNIQSRDSEEKELTHLRREIIPCDVDGGIDTPQAKTNILLQSYISKAQPEDFALSNDMNYVAQQSGRICRALFMLALNRRWGHQCLVLLTLAKSIEKRIWPYQHPLHQFDLAKSVLNQLDAKENLTIETMKDMEPAEIGGLIHNQSAGKNIAKILNNFPTVHVEAEIAPLNRDVLRIKLFVIPDFRWHDQIHGTSESFYIWVENSETSEIYHHEFFILNRRKLHDDHELNFTIPLSDPLPSQIYVRAVSDRWLGAETVTPVSFQHLIRPDTESVYTDLLNLQPLPISALKNPALEELYAKRFEFFNPMQTQIFHTLYHTPANVLLGSPTGSGKTVAAELAMWWAFRERPKSKVVYIAPMKALVRERVKDWGVRLARPLGLKLVELTGDNTPDTRTIQDADIIITTPEKWDGISRSWQTRGYVRQVSLVIIDEIHLLAGDRGPILEIIVSRMNYIASSTKNAVRLLGMSTACANATDLGNWLGVKEGLFNFKHSVRPVPLELYIDGFPEVRGFCPLMQSMNRPTFLAVKNHSPDKPVIVFVPSRRQTRLTAKDLINFCGMEDNPRRFLHMDEDDLQLNLARVKDDALKEAINFGIGLHHAGLVESDRQLAEELFLNNKIQILVATSTLAWGVNLPAHLVVVKGTQFFDAKIEAYKDMDLTDVLQMLGRAGRPQFDNSGVARIFTQDSKKDFYKHFLHTGFPVESSLHTVLDNHLCAEVSAETIVTKQDALDYLTWTFFFRRLHKNPSYYGLEISAEEHNSIAAQQLANEYMIEMVSKSLNELADSKCVEVFPNGDVDPTPLGKIMSYYYLSHKTIRHLVKHAKAQASFLDVLSWMSRATEYDELPVRHNEDLINNTLSDNLPFPGHAFGLPMWDPHVKAFLLLQAHMSQIDLPITDYVGDQTSVLDQAIRVIQASIDVLTELGYLSSCLQMMALLQSIKSARWPTDAPVSILPTVEPDVKNDTPIAKISAMTRPQAMQLAKKLGVPASQHNRFARAVSILPNVEVSIAAATALSVTIGLKRLNQLVEREARIYAPKFPKPQTESWFVIVADLTRDEVIAVKRVGWTTNPNRKLEAGGRPTAKTTIKLPPAQAGQARKFDVLVVSDAYPGLEYRVEGVDIPAPPTVDDAVQSKKADASGSK; encoded by the exons ATGGCATCCTCGCAACTTAGTGCCGCAGAGGCACGATGGCGCGAACAATTTGCGGCTATGCAAGAAGCTATCGCCAACCTCAAAATTCCCCAAGAGAATGGATcagttgaagatgatctcgatgatgacgaaTTTGGTGGTTATTCTAGTGGAAACAGCGGCCAGGATGTCTGGGACTTTATCTCGGATGACGACCAAGAAGCCTTAAGCAGCGACTTCGCTGATGGAGAAGCCCTAGATGGACCAGCTGTGGCAGATTACGGTGCCGAATGGTTTGCAGTTAGATGTTCAGCCATCGCAGCCAAGAATGGTCTCTCTGCTGATGTGTTTGAGAGCCAAATTATGAGTGTCCTCGACTCTGATCGCTCTGATGATGAACTTCAGATCCAGCTTACTGACTTGGTAGGctttgatgatcttgacttcatcatcgagATGCTGGGTCACAGAAATGAGATCGTTTCCGCTGTCAACAGTCAGAGTCAGGGGAGCTCCAGCGGACCCCGACTCCTGACCAAGGctcaaagagaagaaaacCTGCgtcgccaagatcaagcacaCAAATCTGCAACTCTTGCACCAGCACATTCAAAGGAACCCCAATATCCACACGTCTATAAAGCATACAGCGCTGGAAACACCCTGAGCTACGCTGGCAAAAAGTACGGACTGCCAGTTGGTAGTGAGCGGTTATCGTTTGACAAGTACGAGGAGTACTTTATCCCCGCTGGCAAGAAGGGTGTACTGGGCCCTGGACAGCGGCTTATTCCCGTCAAGGAACTCAATGGGTTGTGTCGAAATACGTTCAAGGGCTACAAGACGCTTAACCGCATGCAGAGTCTTGTCTATCCTGTTGCCCATAAGACTAGTGAGAACATGTTGATCTGTGCTCCTACTGGTGCT GGTAAAACGGATGCTGCTATGCTTACCATTCTTCAAACAATTGCCCAGAATGTTGAGCCTAACCCCTTCGAAGACCCGTCAGCCACCGAATTTGCAGTCAACGCCGATGACTTCAAAATCGTCTATGTTGCTCCCATGAAGGCGCTTGCTGCTGAAGTTACAGAGAAGCTAGGCAAGCGcctggcttggcttggtaTCAAATGCCGAGAGTACACTGGAGATATGCAGCTCACCAAGTCTGAGATCATCCAGACTCAAATTATCGTTACGACCCCTGAGAAATGGGATGTCGTCACACGCAAGGGCACTGGAGACACGGAACTTGTTCAGAAGGTCCGTCTTCTCATTATCGATGAGGTACATATgcttcatgatgagagagGTGCTGTCCTAGAATCCCTTGTGGCTCGAACGGAACGGCAGGTTGAAAGTACGCAGTCTCTCATTCGAATTGTTGGTCTCAGTGCCACATTGCCCAATTATGTCGATGTCGCCGATTtcctcaaagtcaacaaaTATGCAGGCCTATTCTACTTCGACTCATCCTTCCGCCCTGTTCCTTTGGAACAACATTTCATCGGCGTCAAAGGAAAGGCTGGATCAAAGCAATCGAAGGAGAATCTTGATCAGGTCGCTTTCGACAAAGTCAAAGAGATGCTCGAGCGTGATCACCAAGTCATGGTGTTCGTTCACTCACGAAGAGATACGCAGCTTACAGCGCGAATGCTGCACCAGAAGGCCATCGATGCCATGTGTGCAGATCTCCTTGACCCGAGCTATCATCCTGGGTTTGAACAAGCTTCGCGTGATATCAAGcagtccaagtccaaggagaTCCGTGAGCTCCTCTCCAAGGGCATTGGAGTTCACCACGCTGGAATGGCAAGATCTGACCGAAACTTGATGGAAAGACTATTTGGAGAGGGTGTCCTGAAGGTTCTCTGCTGTACCGCCACTCTAGCATGGGGTGTCAACTTGCCTGCCGCAGCAGTCGTAATCAAGGGAACTCAGGTTTATAGCGCTCAGGATGGTAAATTTGTTGATCTGGGAATTCTTGATGTACTGCAGATCTTTGGTCGCGCTGGTCGTCCTCAATTCGAAGATACTGGTATCGGCATGATTTGCACAACCCACGACAAGCTCACCCATTACCTGACTGCTGTGACGGAACAGCAGCCCATTGAATCTAAATTCTCGACGAAGCTGGTTGACAATCTGAATGCTGAGATCGCACTCGGAACTGTCACTTCTATTCCGGATGCTGTTCAGTGGATCGGATACTCGTACCTCTTCGTGCGCATGCAAAGGAGCCCAATGTCTTATGGCATAGAATGGTCAGAAATTCGCGACGACCCAAACCTGGTTCAAAGACGTCGTCAGCTTGCTATTCAGGCTGCCAAGACCTTGCAGCAATGCCAGATGATTATCTACAATGAAAGGACAGATGAGCTGCGCAGCAAGGACATCGGAAGAATTGCCAGTCAATACTATATCCTCCACACAAGCATTCAGGTTTTCAACGCCATGATGCAACCTCAGGCCACAGAGGCCGATATTTTAAAGATGATCAGTATGAGTGGAGAGTTTGACAACATTCAATCCAGAGATagtgaggagaaggagttgACTCATCTACGTCGAGAGATCATTCCGTGCGATGTTGATGGAGGTATCGACACCCCTCAGGCAAAAACAAATATTTTGCTGCAGTCTTACATCTCGAAAGCGCAGCCGGAAGATTTTGCCCTTTCAAACGACATGAACTACGTTGCTCAGCAGTCTGGACGTATCTGTCGAGCACTCTTCATGCTTGCCCTCAATCGCCGATGGGGCCACCAGTGCCTCGTGCTTCTAACTCTGGCAAAGTCGATTGAAAAGCGCATCTGGCCCTACCAGCATCCTCTCCATCAGTTTGACCTTGCAAAGTCGGTCCTCAACCAGCTCGACGCGAAAGAGAACTTGACAATTGAGACCATGAAAGACATGGAGCCTGCAGAGATTGGAGGTTTGATCCACAACCAGAGTGCCGGCAAGAACATTGCCAAGATTTTGAACAACTTTCCTACTGTTCACGTCGAGGCTGAAATCGCTCCTCTAAACCGAGATGTGTTGCGTATTAAGCTCTTTGTTATTCCCGATTTCCGATGGCATGACCAGATTCACGGAACCTCAGAGTCATTCTACATTTGGGTCGAGAATTCCGAGACTTCAGAGATCTACCATCATGAATTTTTCATTCTCAACAGAAGAAAGTTACATGATGACCATGAGCTGAACTTCACGATTCCCCTTTCGGACCCCTTGCCTAGCCAGATATACGTCCGAGCCGTCTCAGACAGATGGCTGGGAGCTGAGACCGTCACTCCAGTCTCTTTCCAGCATCTCATCCGCCCAGACACTGAAAGCGTCTATACTGACCTCCTGAATCTTCAACCACTACCCATCTCGGCCCTCAAGAACCCTGCGCTTGAAGAACTCTATGCCAAGCGCTTTGAGTTTTTCAACCCCATGCAAACGCAAATCTTCCATACGCTTTACCATACACCTGCCAACGTGCTTCTTGGATCACCCACTGGTAGCGGCAAgactgttgctgctgagcttGCCATGTGGTGGGCTTTCCGTGAGAGACCCAAGTCCAAGGTTGTCTACATTGCGCCAATGAAGGCACTTGTCCGTGAGCGAGTCAAAGACTGGGGAGTTAGATTGGCGCGACCACTGGGCTTGAAGTTGGTGGAGTTGACTGGTGACAATACTCCTGATACTAGAACTATACAGGACGctgatatcatcatcactacGCCTGAGAAGTGGGACGGTATATCTCGTTCCTGGCAGACAAGAGGATATGTTCGACAAGTGAGCCTGGTCATCATTGACGAGATTCATCTTCTGGCTGGAGACCGTGGTCCTATTCTTGAAATCATTGTGTCCCGTATGAACTACATTGCTTCCTCGACCAAGAATGCCGTTCGTCTCCTGGGCATGTCAACTGCTTGCGCCAATGCGACAGACCTGGGCAACTGGTTAGGTGTCAAAGAAGGTCTTTTCAACTTTAAGCACTCAGTCCGTCCTGTTCCTCTGGAATTATATATCGATGGCTTCCCAGAAGTCAGGGGATTCTGTCCTTTGATGCAGTCTATGAATCGCCCCACCTTCTTGGCTGTTAAGAATCACAGTCCTGACAAGCCTGTAATCGTTTTCGTTCCCTCGCGAAGACAGACTCGTCTGACTGCAaaggatctcatcaacttTTGTGGTATGGAAGATAACCCCCGGCGATTTCTTCAcatggatgaagatgatttgCAGCTTAACCTTGCTCGAGTCAAGGATGACGCGCTGAAGGAGGCCATCAACTTTGGAATTGGTCTACATCACGCTGGTCTAGTTGAGTCGGATCGTCAGCTTGCTGAAGAGTTGTTCTtgaacaacaagatccagaTTCTGGTCGCTACTAGTACTCTCGCCTGGGGTGTCAACTTGCCTGCTCATCTGGTTGTCGTCAAAGGAACACAATTCTTCGATGCCAAAATTGAGGCATACAAAGACATGGACTTGACCGATGTTCTGCAAATGTTGGGCCGTGCCGGTCGTCCTCAGTTCGATAACTCGGGAGTTGCACGTATCTTTACCCAGGATTCCAAGAAGGACTTTTACAAGCACTTCCTTCACACTGGCTTCCCAGTAGAGTCCTCGCTTCACACTGTTTTGGATAACCATCTTTGTGCCGAAGTCTCGGCTGAGACCATTGTCACCAAACAGGACGCACTCGACTATCTTACATGGACATTCTTCTTCAGACGACTACACAAGAATCCGTCGTACTACGGACTCGAGATTTCCGCTGAGGAGCACAATAGCATCGCTGCTCAGCAGCTTGCTAATGAATACATGATTGAGATGGTTAGCAAGTCACTCAACGAGCTTGCTGACTCTAAATGTGTTGAGGTGTTCCCCAATGGCGACGTTGATCCCACACCTCTTGGCAAGATCATGAGTTACTACTACCTCTCGCACAAGACGATCCGTCACCTTGTCAAGCACGCGAAAGCTCAAGCCTCATTCCTCGACGTCTTGTCATGGATGTCCCGCGCTACCGAGTACGACGAACTCCCCGTGCGCCATAATGAAGACCTCATAAACAACACTCTTTCGGACAACTTGCCATTCCCTGGCCACGCCTTTGGGCTGCCTATGTGGGATCCCCACGTGAAGGCTTTCCTACTCCTCCAGGCACATATGTCTCAGATAGACCTTCCAATCACTGATTATGTTGGTGATCAGACAAGTGTTCTCGATCAGGCTATCCGTGTCATACAGGCTTCCATCGATGTTCTAACCGAGCTTGGTTATCTGTCCAGTTGCCTGCAAATGATGGCCCTTCTACAGTCGATCAAGTCGGCTCGTTGGCCTACTGATGCACCAGTGTCCATCCTACCTACGGTCGAACCCGACGTCAAGAACGATACACCAATTGCTAAGATCAGCGCGATGACTAGACCTCAGGCGATGCAACTTGCTAAGAAGCTTGGTGTACCTGCGAGCCAGCACAACCGTTTTGCTCGTGCTGTATCTATCCTACCTAACGTCGAGGTGTCCATCGCTGCAGCCACGGCACTCTCAGTGACCATTGGTCTTAAGCGTCTCAACCAGCTTGTCGAGCGAGAGGCTCGCATCTACGCACCCAAGTTCCCTAAACCACAAACAGAATCGTGGTTCGTTATCGTGGCTGATTTAACACGCGACGAAGTCATTGCAGTGAAGCGTGTGGGTTGGACCACGAACCCCAATCGCAAGCTCGAGGCTGGTGGTCGACCCACGGCGAAGACAACCATCAAGCTCCCTCCCGCTCAGGCAGGCCAGGCCCGCAAGTTTGACGTTCTTGTTGTCAGCGATGCTTATCCGGGTCTTGAATATCGTGTTGAAGGTGTCGATATTCCTGCTCCGCCCACTGTGGATGATGCTGTGCAGTCGAAGAAGGCGGATGCGTCTGGGTCGAAATGA
- a CDS encoding glycosyl hydrolase family 61-domain-containing protein, producing MRFSASAAALAMATTVSAHAQVYGLWVNGKDQGDGRNVYIRSPASNSPVKDLTSPDLVCNVNGAKAAPKFVKAASGDELTFEWYHDNRGDDIIDGSHKGPIITYIAPYTETDGTGAIWTKIAEDGYDGSEWAVDKLIKAKGKSTFTLPSALKAGKYIVRQEIIAHHESDVAYASNPARGAQFYPSCAQVEVTGSGTAVPDEKFDFNKGYTSTDKGIVFNLYGSYTTYDIPGPAVWKGTSSGSGSGSDSGSAPETPAATSAAAEAPAATSAAAEAPVATQPAGGNAGSETQAPAPTPTFATVVRPSEGASAPTEAPSAPVTPPKTGCSSKRRRARRAARRSL from the coding sequence ATGCGTTTCTCCGCTTCCGCTGCTGCTCTGGCCATGGCCACCACCGTCTCTGCCCACGCTCAGGTCTACGGCCTCTGGGTCAACGGTAAGGACCAGGGTGATGGACGCAACGTCTACATCCGATCTCCCGCCAGCAACTCTCCCGTCAAGGACCTCACCAGCCCCGACCTCGTCTGCAACGTCAACGGTGCCAAGGCTGCTCCCAAGTTCGTCAAGGCTGCTTCTGGTGACGAGCTCACCTTCGAGTGGTATCACGACAACCGTGGCGATGATATCATTGACGGATCCCACAAGGGTCCCATCATCACCTACATTGCTCCCTACACCGAGACCGACGGTACTGGTGCTATCTGGACCAAGATCGCTGAGGACGGTTACGATGGCAGTGAGTGGGCTgttgacaagctcatcaaggccaagggcaagtcCACCTTCACTCTTCCCTCTGCTCTGAAGGCTGGCAAGTACATTGTCCGCCAGGAGATCATTGCTCACCACGAGTCCGACGTTGCCTACGCCTCCAACCCCGCCCGTGGTGCTCAGTTCTACCCCTCTTGCGCTCAGGTTGAGGTCACTGGCTCCGGCACCGCTGTCCCTGATGAGAAGTTCGACTTCAACAAGGGCTACACCTCCACTGACAAGGGCATTGTCTTCAACCTCTACGGTTCTTACACCACCTACGACATCCCCGGCCCTGCTGTCTGGAAGGGCACCTCTTCTGgttctggctctggttccGACTCTGGCTCTGCTCCCGAGACCCCTGCTGCCACTTCCGCCGCCGCTGAGGCTCCCGCCGCTACCtccgctgctgctgaggcccCTGTTGCTACCCAGCCCGCTGGTGGCAACGCTGGCTCCGAGACTCAGGCTCCCGCCCCTACTCCTACCTTCGCCACCGTTGTCCGACCTTCCGAGGGTGCTTCTGCTCCCACTGAGGCTCCTTCTGCTCCCGTCACTCCCCCCAAGACCGGCTGCTCTTCCAAGCGCCGCCGTGCTCGCCGCGCTGCCCGCCGATCCCTGTAA
- a CDS encoding RNA 3'-terminal phosphate cyclase-domain-containing protein: MKPVELDGRTGEGGGQVAVTITNVRGNRERGGLKSQHVTSIQFLAKITDADVEGLSVGSKTITFAPRRGPTELYQRNINISAESGSASTLLILQAVLPFLIFAGNDSEESVELSISGGSNVSFSLSFEYLDQVFLPTLEERFGIHVERALERRGWSLGPQSRGQIRLKFYPLMIGQTLRYKSPEQRNYPESYEIKSIDVSMVVPGSTLERLQASLTRGLGDLFSGADVHFKHVEDTNLDSRWYILLVAHSTSGIRWGHDWLGSIPKKTKNRDMFADQVSRKLCRGLYDEVAVGGQVDVHLQDQVVVFQALCEGYSSFPRGDAPDKSPPDTLIDAMGNLDIGTGRMRKEKTHEPFGYGSLHTQTARWVASEMLPSVEFYNKGNLVKGAGISMK; encoded by the exons ATGAAGCCTGTGGAACTAGACGGAAGAACAGGAGAGGGCGGTGGACAGGTT GCtgtcaccatcaccaacgtCAGAGGAAATCGAGAACGTGGAG GTCTCAAGAGCCAACACGTCACGAGTATTCAGTTCCTCGCGAAGATAACAGATGCAGATGTGGAGGGCCTAAGTGTAGGTTCCAAGACAATAACCTTCGCTCCACGACGAGGACCCACAGAACTATATCAACGCAATATCAATATATCAGCAGAGTCAGGTTCTGCGAGTACTCTCCTCATTTTGCAAGCAGTCCTCCCGTTTCTGATCTTTGCCGGCAATGATTCTGAGGAATCAGTCGAACTTTCAATATCTGGTGGATCCAATGTGTCCTTTTCACTTAGTTTTGAATATCTGGACCAAGTTTTCCTGCCAACATTGGAGGAACGATTTGGAATTCATGTTGAAAGGGCGTTAGAAAGACGTGGATGGAGCCTCGGTCCGCAGTCGAGAGGTCAGATACGTCTCAAATTTTATCCATTGATGATTGGTCAAACTCTGCGATACAAATCCCCAGAGCAACGCAATTACCCTGAGTCCTATGAGATCAAGTCTATTGATGTCAGCATGGTGGTACCTGGCAGCACACTCGAGAGGCTCCAGGCATCACTGACAAGGGGCCTGGGGGACCTCTTTTCTGGGGCAGATGTCCATTTCAAGCATGTTGAAGACACGAACCTAGATTCACGGTGGTACATACTGCTTGTGGCCCATTCCACATCTGGGATCAGATGGGGACATGACTGGCTTGGATCAATACCGAAAAAGACTAAGAACAGGGATATGTTCGCCGATCAGGTATCAAGAAAGCTGTGTCGGGGTTTGTACGATGAGGTAGCTGTTGGTGGTCAAGTGGACgttcatcttcaagatcaagtgGTCGTTTTCCAAGCACTCTGTGAGGGATACTCTTCGTTCCCTCGAGGAGATGCCCCAGATAAATCTCCACCTGACACACTAATCGATGCCATGGGAAACCTGGATATTGGTACTGGCAGAAtgagaaaggaaaagacgCATGAGCCCTTCGGTTACGGCTCTCTTCATACGCAAACAGCCAGGTGGGTTGCTAGCGAGATGTTGCCGAGCGTGGAGTTTTACAACAAAGGCAACCTGGTGAAAGGGGCGGGTATATCAATGAAATAG
- a CDS encoding Extradiol ring-cleavage dioxygenase, class III enzyme, subunit B: protein MTQFLSFRSLIGFVSIAVAMIALFGASPLKAFSSTLQRAGFDWYNSQKDVTSPIKTNAATKAPVYFFSHGGPDVQYNTKHPVYPFLQQIGREITQKVKPKAVVVFSAHWMGEERAIHVNNAVDTPLIYDFYGFPDHFYKAQYPNKGSPELASKIMVILSEAGIQSYGMERGLDHGVFSGFHVAFNPETNPLNVPLVQVSLFKNEDPHAHYALGRAVSALRDEGIVIIGAGMSVHNLRDMYHMFEGNTEPLPYVVSFDNALKEAVEADPAIREEKMAAICKRGDAKQAHPFMDHLMPVFIAAGAASEDWGKQIWTLHEGSFGWSQFRFGDVPSSS from the exons ATGACCCAATTCCTATCTTTCCGATCATTGATCGGCTTCGTCTCTATTGCCGTAGCCATGATTGCTTTGTTTGGTGCTTCACCACTCAAAGCCTTCTCATCGACTCTGCAGAGGGCAGGCTTTGATTGGTACAACTCACAAAAGGATGTAACATCTCCAATAAAGACGAATGCAGCAACAAAGGCGCCTGTATACTTCTTCAGCCATGGTGGT CCTGATGTGCAATATAACACAAAGCACCCCGTGTATCCGTTCCTTCAACAGATTGGAAGGGAAATAACGCAGAAAGTGAAGCCGAAGGCCGTAGTGGTCTTCTCAGCACATTGGATGGGAGAGGAGCGCGCTATTCATGTTAACAATGCTGTAGACACTCCTCTCATTTATGA CTTCTACGGGTTCCCCGATCACTTTTATAAAGCTCAATATCCGAACAAGGGTAGCCCCGAGCTTGCGAGCAAGATTATGGTCATTCTTTCAGAGGCTGGTATCCAATCCTATGGAATGGAGCGAGGTCTTGATCATGGTGTATTTTCTGGATTCCATGTTG CTTTCAACCCAGAAACGAATCCACTCAACGTACCACTTGTTCAAGTCTCGCTCTTCAAAAACGAAGATCCTCATGCTCACTACGCTCTCGGACGTGCTGTATCTGCACTTCGGGATGAGGGAATAGTCATCATCGGAGCCGGGATGTCAGTACACAACTTACGTGACATGTACCACATGTTCGAGGGTAACACGGAGCCACTCCCATATGTTGTGAGCTTCGATAACGCTCTCAAGGAGGCCGTGGAGGCCGACCCAGCTATCCGAGAGGAAAAGATGGCGGCGATATGTAAGCGGGGAGATGCCAAACAAGCACACCCTTTCATGGACCACCTTATGCCAGTTTTCATCGCTGCAGGCGCCGCCAGTGAGGACTGGGGAAAACAGATATGGACTTTACATGAAGGCAGCTTCGGATGGTCGCAGTTCCGGTTCGGTGATGTTCCTTCATCCTCATGA
- a CDS encoding Phospholipase/Carboxylesterase-domain-containing protein — MSNQPQQTNNDSISYRHFLRYLCIFAAPLAFLFIFEFFSTRTEPETQPEVKMSGKLPLVFPAASRHTATVIFVHGLGDTGHGWASAVENWRRREKLSEVKFILPHAPEIPITVNMGMRMPGWFDVKQLGGDVDSLVRNEDTEGIKRSQKYFHDLIQEEVNSGIPPERIVLGGFSQGGAMSLLAGLTCTSKLGGIVGLSSWLLLSKTFADLVKPTDANRQTPVMMFHGDADPIVPFQRGKLSADLLKELGYDVTFKTYPGMGHSACLEELDEVEAFLRKQLPPKN, encoded by the exons ATGTCCAATCAACCACAGCAAACCAACAACGATTCAATATCCTACAGACACTTCCTTCGCTACCTTTGCATCTTTGCTGCTCCATTAGCGTTTCTCTTCATATTCGAATTCTTTTCCACCAGGACCGAACCAGAGACTCAGCCAGAAGTCAAGATGTCAGGAAAACTCCCTCTCGTCTTCCCTGCGGCATCCCGCCACACGGCTACCGTCATCTTTGTGCATGGCCTGGGTGACACTGGCCATGGCTGGGCAAGTGCTGTTGAGAACTGGCGCCGACGAGAGAAGCTCAGTGAAGTCAAGTTCATTCTGCCTCATGCTCCTGAAATTCCCATCACCGTG AACATGGGAATGAGAATGCCTGGATGGTTTGACGTT AAACAACTCGGCGGAGATGTTGATAGCCTGGTCCGCAATGAGGATACAGAGGGTATTAAGCGAAGTCAAAAGTACTTCCATGATCTCATCCAAGAGGAGGTTAACTCTGGCATCCCCCCTGAGCGTATTGTTCTTGGAGGTTTCTCCCAGGGAGGCGCCATGTCACTCCTTGCTGGTCTCACCTGCACAAGCAAGCTGGGCGGTATTGTCGGCctttcatcatggcttctcCTGTCCAAAACCTTTGCCGACCTTGTCAAGCCCACGGATGCAAACCGCCAGACTCCTGTGATGATGTTCCATGGCGATGCGGACCCTATCGTTCCTTTCCAGCGTGGAAAGCTGAGTGCCGACCTGCTTAAGGAGCTTGGCTACGATGTGACATTCAAGACTTACCC TGGTATGGGTCACTCTGCTTgtcttgaggagcttgatgaggttgaggcgTTCCTGAGAAAGCAATTGCCTCCCAAGAACTAA